In a single window of the Amycolatopsis sp. cg5 genome:
- the nadA gene encoding quinolinate synthase NadA encodes MTGTITLETPEGLTPYGGVEANAAWAEEVRALARKHDAVLLAHNYQIPEIQDIADHTGDSLALSRIAASTDASTVVFCGVHFMAETAKILAPHKTVLIPDARAGCSLADSITGAQLREWKAQHPGAVVVSYVNTTAEVKAETDICCTSSNAVDVVRSIPADQEVLFCPDQFLGAHVKRETGRDNIHIWAGECHVHAGINGPELAERAAANPDADLFIHPECGCATSALYLAGEGTVAPERVKILSTGDMVTAARDTKASTVLVATEIGMIHQLRKAAPEIDFRAVNERASCRYMKMITPAALLRSLREGADEVHVDLETAARAKASVQRMIEIGKPGGGE; translated from the coding sequence ATGACCGGAACGATCACGCTGGAGACGCCAGAGGGGCTCACGCCCTACGGCGGCGTCGAGGCGAACGCCGCTTGGGCCGAGGAGGTTCGCGCGCTCGCGCGCAAGCACGACGCCGTGCTGCTGGCGCACAACTACCAGATCCCGGAGATCCAGGACATCGCCGACCACACCGGCGACTCGCTGGCGCTGAGCCGGATCGCCGCGAGCACCGACGCGTCCACTGTGGTCTTCTGCGGGGTCCACTTCATGGCCGAGACCGCGAAGATCCTCGCGCCGCACAAGACCGTGCTGATCCCGGACGCGCGGGCGGGCTGCTCGCTCGCGGATTCGATCACCGGCGCGCAGCTGCGCGAGTGGAAGGCGCAGCACCCCGGTGCCGTCGTGGTGTCCTATGTGAACACGACCGCCGAGGTCAAGGCCGAGACCGACATCTGCTGCACCTCGTCGAACGCGGTCGACGTGGTCCGCTCGATCCCCGCTGACCAGGAAGTTCTCTTCTGTCCGGACCAGTTCCTCGGCGCGCACGTCAAGCGCGAGACCGGTCGCGACAACATCCACATCTGGGCGGGCGAGTGCCACGTGCACGCCGGGATCAACGGTCCCGAGCTGGCCGAGCGGGCCGCCGCGAACCCCGACGCCGACCTGTTCATCCACCCCGAATGCGGCTGCGCGACCTCGGCGCTCTACCTCGCCGGTGAGGGCACGGTGGCGCCGGAGCGGGTCAAGATCCTGTCCACAGGGGACATGGTGACCGCGGCGCGCGACACCAAGGCGTCGACCGTGCTGGTCGCCACCGAGATCGGGATGATCCACCAGCTGCGCAAGGCCGCGCCGGAGATCGACTTCCGCGCGGTGAACGAGCGGGCCTCGTGCCGGTACATGAAGATGATCACGCCTGCGGCGCTGCTGCGGTCGCTGCGCGAGGGCGCCGACGAGGTCCATGTCGACCTGGAAACCGCCGCCCGCGCGAAGGCTTCGGTGCAGCGCATGATCGAGATCGGCAAGCCCGGCGGCGGTGAATGA
- a CDS encoding NUDIX domain-containing protein — MRSDTLRVLLWRRALDPHLGRWSLPGGRLRPDEDVETSVRRQLAEKVDVRQLKHVEQLAVFSSPDRVPGPRVVATAFLALVPSDVDPVIPEDTQWHDVASLPRTAFDHESIVLRARDRLRSKLCYTNLGFALAPEEFSVSALRGLYSAALGYRVSATNLQRVLARRGLLVPTGNTAPPGRSGGRPAALFSFAGDGMQITDPFAVFKPPQQG; from the coding sequence GTGCGATCGGACACACTGCGGGTGCTGCTGTGGCGTCGCGCCCTCGATCCGCACCTCGGCCGCTGGTCGCTGCCGGGCGGACGGCTGCGGCCCGACGAAGACGTCGAAACCTCGGTCCGGCGGCAGCTGGCGGAGAAGGTCGACGTCCGTCAGCTCAAACACGTAGAGCAACTGGCGGTGTTCAGCTCACCTGATCGAGTGCCCGGCCCGCGGGTGGTCGCGACGGCGTTCCTCGCCCTCGTTCCCTCGGACGTCGACCCGGTCATCCCCGAAGACACGCAGTGGCACGACGTCGCCTCGCTCCCCCGCACCGCCTTCGACCACGAGTCGATCGTGCTGCGCGCTCGCGACCGGCTGCGCTCGAAGTTGTGCTACACAAACCTCGGTTTCGCGCTCGCTCCTGAAGAATTCAGCGTCTCCGCCCTGCGCGGGCTGTACTCGGCCGCGCTCGGCTACCGCGTCTCCGCCACGAATCTGCAGCGCGTGCTCGCGCGCCGCGGCCTGCTCGTGCCGACCGGCAACACCGCTCCGCCCGGCCGCAGCGGCGGCAGGCCCGCCGCGCTCTTTTCCTTTGCGGGGGACGGTATGCAGATCACGGACCCGTTCGCGGTCTTCAAGCCACCGCAGCAAGGTTGA